Proteins from a genomic interval of Hypomesus transpacificus isolate Combined female unplaced genomic scaffold, fHypTra1 scaffold_101, whole genome shotgun sequence:
- the LOC124487809 gene encoding RIIa domain-containing protein 1, giving the protein MAGKSGLEELDIEALSAEQQETLKQYKIKTRIDNEKYLRAHPEVELLMSDFLRDVFLKRPVDIREFAAGHFTNPNLATKITSHLHGFTETD; this is encoded by the exons ATGGCAGGAAAAAGTGGACTAGAAGAACTGGACATAGAGGCTTTGAGCGCTGAGCAACAGGAGACACTTAAACAATATAAG ATAAAAACAAGAATTGACAATGAAAAATATTTAAGAGCGCATCCAGAAGTCGAGTTGTTGATGAGCGACTTCCtaag AGATGTGTTCCTCAAAAGACCAGTCGACATACGTGAGTTCGCGGCAG GTCACTTTACAAACCCAAACCTGGCCACGAAGATCACTTCCCATCTACACGGCTTTACTGAAACAGACTAA